The nucleotide sequence AGCATCACAGAATTTGACAGTACCTTCAGGCGCTTGGCTAAGTATCATGATGGGACTTATGATAATCCACAAGCGCAGATAGATCAGGCGATGCTTGCACTGAACTAAGAGTATTGTACACTAGTAGCTGCTCAGAAACCCATAACTTATGAAGAAGTAATCGAGATAAGTCTGAGTATAGAACAGTCTAAGTGGGATACAGAGATGCAGGATCAACCTCAGATTTGGAGCCAGTCCTAGAGACATAATAGATAGCGGAATCAAAATCAGAGGAGTCGGAATTTCTGATCACGGAGTACCAGAAAATCTGTGGGCCACTCCAATTCTGTAGGTCCCAaacatttttttcctttaaacGACCAGGTCGGGGTTCAGGGTCGTCCAATGAAAGCTCAGGCAACGAGTCGGCGAGACGATATTTCAGTCATTGCACTTCGAGTTATCTGGTCTGTAATCAATGTGGGTTACGTCATCGAGGGAGTTGTGGGATAACTGCTGTATTTTGTCATATGTGCGGTGGCACTGGGCATTTTGTTCGTGATTGTCCTTCAGCGCCACCACATGGTGATTTTGCCTCTAGCTCAGGCTACAATGGATATCAGATAGTTCAAAATTTTGGTGCTCGACAGAACTATGATAGCAGTGGCAATAGTAGTCGGAGTTATGGTAGCGGTACTAATCAGAACTACGGGTGTAACAAAGGTCTACAGTTTGGTGGCAGAGGTAGCCAAAGTTTTAGAGGAAATGACAACCGGAATGCTCAATTTTTGACCTAGCAGTAAGCTAGAACATCTTCTGGTAATAGTAATAAAGGGAATAGAGCAAGACGTGGTTCTAGAGGTCGTGGCGGTTGGAACAATAATGTGGGATATCAGGTTCATGGACGTATGAACGCCATGACTCAACAGAAGGTTGATCAGGATCCTCGAGTTATCACCAGTATGTTACTTGTCTGTAATACTTGGGCTAGAGTTTTAATTGATCGGGGTGCTACACAGTCTTttgtttcttcatcttttgctcGGGTTATACCTTCTCAACCTCAGCCACTAGTTTTTGATATGCTAATTCAAATGATAAGTGGTGAATTGTTTTGTGCTCAATGGCAATATCGGAATTGTCCAGTTATTGTTGAAGGGGAAAACTTAGAGATTGACTTAATTCCTTTCAAACTGGCGGAGTTTGATGTCATTCTGGGAATGGATTGGTTATCTAAGCACCAAGAGAATGTTGCATGTTGGGAGAAAATTATGACGTTCAATCGACCAGGACTTCCATCAGTTACATTTATGGGTGAACGACGTGTCCTCCCCAATAGTATTATTTCTGCCATTCGAGCAACTAGGTTGTTGAATAAGGGTTGTGTAGGGCTTTTAGCCCACGTAGTTGTGAATGATGAACCTTCTTTACATCCAGAAGAGGTGCCAGTTGTAAGGAACTTCATCGATGTGTTTCCTGATGATTTACTGGGGTTGCCACTTGCGAGGGCAATTGAGTTTACTATCGATTTACTCCCAGGTACAAATTCTATTTCCTTGGCACCTTATCGAATGGCGCCAGCGGAGTTGAAAGAATTGAAGATCCAACTCCAGGAATTGGTAGACAAAGGTTACATCCAGCCGAGTACATCCTCGTGGGGAGCTCCTATTCTTTTTATTAGAAAGAAGGATAGATCAATGAGCCTTTGTATCGATTATAGGCAACTGAATCAGGTGATGGTAAAGAATCGTTACCCTCTGCCTTGgatcgatgatttgtttgattaattgaaAGGTGCTCAGGTATTTTCCAAAATTGATCTTCGATCGGGTTACCATCAATTGAGGATTTGCGAGGATGATGTCCCGAAAATTGCTTTCCGTACGAGGTATGGGCATTATGAATTTCGTGTCATGCCTTTCGGATTAACAAATGCACCTGCAACGTTCATGAATTTGATGAACAGAGTCTTTAGACCATATCTGGTTTGGTttgtgattgtgttcattgatgACATTCTAGTTTATTTTAGAAGTGTTAATAAGCACAAGAAGCATTTGAGACTAATGCTAGAACAGCTAAGGGATAACCAGCTttatgccaagttcagtaagTGCCAGTTTTGGTTAACTCAGGTTGGTTTTCTTGGACACATGGTTTCTGCTGAAAGAATTAGTGTGGATCCCCAAAAGTTGTCAATAGTGTCTAACTAGGAACAATCGATTAATGTCACCGAAGTAAGAAGTTTTCTGGGTTTGGCAGGGTATTATCGAagctttatttatattttttttgcaattGCTCTACCTCTTACTAAATTAACTTGTAAAGGTGTCCAGTTTATGTGGGATGAAAATTGTGAACAAAGTTTTCAGGAGCTTAAGCGACGTCTCACTCAGGCCCCTGTTCTTGCTCTTCTAGATTACAGTGGTGAATTTGAGGTGTATACTGATGCTTCTCTATCAGATTTTGGGTGTGTACTGATGCAACATGGAAAAGTTATCGCCTATGCTTCCAGACAACTCATAACCCATGAAAGaaattatcctactcatgatTTAGAGTTAGGAGCAGTGatttttgctttgaagatttgaaggcacTACATATATGGAGAGAAATGTCCTATTTTTTacggatcataagagtcttaaGTATGTGTTCACACGAAGGAGATGAATTTGAGACAAAGAATGTGGATGGAGCTTATCAGTGATTATGACTGTTCGATCGAGTACCATCCTGGGCATGCTAATGCCATGACTGATGCTCTTAGTCAGAAACATCACGAGCAGCTTGCATCACTTCAAGCTGTACACGTTCCATTACTATTTTCTCTTCGGGAAACTGGTGTTAATTTGGAACCAGGTGAGCACGGAGCTTGGCTAGCACATTTTTAGATTAGACCTATCTTTGTAGACATGGTCAGAGAAGCTCAGGAACTTGATCCGGAATGCGCCGAATTAAAGGAACAAGTGTTGAACGGGGAGAATGAGAAATTTGTCATCCGTAAGGACGGAGCGTTATTGAAAAGGAACCGTTTGTTCGTGCCTAAAGATAATGAAGCtgttaaaaaagaaattttggatgaggCTCATACTTCAGCTTATGCTATGCATCCAGGAAGTACTAAATTGTATTGGACCATTTATCCTTTCTATTACTGGGAAGGGATGAAACAGGACGTAGCAAAGTATGTGAGTAGATGTTTAATCTGTCAACAAGTTAAAACAGACAAACAAAGACCTGGGGGACTATGCAGAATCTTTCAATACCACTTTGGACTGCCTAGAACACCGTCAAGGTATGATGGTATTTGGGTAATTCTCGATGAGTTTACCAAGACCGCTCATTTCTTACCAGTTCAAAGACCTATTCATTGGAGAAATTGGCGAAATTATTCGTCGATAATATTGTTCGTCTTCATGGTGTACCCATCTCCATTATGTCAGACAGAGATCATTTACTTCCAGGTTTTGGAAAACCTTTAATGCCGCTATGGGTACTCAATTACTGTTcagcactgcttatcatccaCAAACTGATGGTCAGTCCGAGCAGACGATTCAGACTTTAGAGGACATGTTGAGAATGTCGGTGTTACAGTGGAAAGGTAGCTGGGATAACTATTTACCATTGGTGGAGTTTGCTTACAATAATAGATATCActcgagtattggtatggcgCCTTTTGAAGCATTTTACAGAAATGCGTGTAGGACGCCATTATGTTAGACAGAAGCATGAGAAAGGTCGTTGGTGGCACCAGAGATTGTGGATACCACCAACGCTAATATCCAACTAATTAAGGTGAATTTGAAAGCAGCATATGACCGACAGAAAAGCATTGCGGACAAACACTTCAAGGATCGTGAGTTTACAGTGGGCAACTTTGTATTCTTGAAGTTGTCTCCCTGGAAGGGTGTTGTTCATTTTGGTAAGCAAGGAAAACTGAGTCCTCGTTACGTCGGTCCTTATCTGAGAGAATTGGTGTAATTGCTTATAGGTTGGAGCTACCACCGGAGTTGTCACTGATCCATAATGTTTtccatgtttccatgcttcgAAAATATGTACCAGATCCCTCTCATATCATCCAGTTATAGCCATTGGAAGTAAATCCAGATGCTAGCTATATAAAAGAACCAATGGCTCTCCTTGACAAACAGGATAAGGTGTTGCAGAACAAAGTTATGCCTTTGATGAAGGTACTATGAAGGAACCATGCAAttgaagaagctacttgggaaacAGAGGAATCAATGCGGAACTAATATTCCTTTCTTTTCGTGTAAATTCGCAATTTCGAGGAAGAAACTTCTGtaagggggtagattgttacaccttacccccattttatttaaaaatggtttttagtttttaattggtgagcccaaggggcccacccctgTTTTTTTTGTTCCCTCTGAGTCTCTTATATCTTCCCTCTTAGTCATCTCTTTCTTCCCTTTCCCTGTCCGCTCTCTCTTTACACTCTCTTTTATCCCTCCAACGCCAAGAAGGAAACCACCACCACCCACTCCATTTTCAACCAAACTAAAACCCAAAAATCTGAACCTCAAACCTTTGGGACATGGCAAATCCACCTGCAGCTTTGCATGTGTCATCAAAGCACCTCTATATGCTCTGCCATTAACACAGAGAGCTTGAGCTCTCTCAAACTCCATCTCATGTATGGTTTAATCCCTCTCTTGATTAGCGGGGGTTATAATCTGGTCTGCGATGCATGTTTATGTCAAAAATCTAAAGGTTTAAATCCTGTTTTGAATATGTGCATGCATGTCCGGTTCCAACGATGAACTCTGacgagtttgtgtgtgtgtgttgtgcagTGTTCATGGGTGTGTGTTATGCCGTGAATGTGGGTGTATGTTATGCCGTATATTTGTGTGTGTAttgtacatgtgtgtgtgttatgcgtgtgtgtgtgtgtgttgtgtgggttTAGGCTCAGGCCCAAaccacttcttttgttcctaaATATTCAAACCCAAAACACAAGGTCCTAACcttatttaacctaaacctaaaccctaatccggatcCAAACCTATGACCCAtttccatttcttgaaattctataaTTGGGTAGTTTGATcaattgtacatttttgtgcttaggtgaaaTTGCTAGTGTTTCCGCACAACTATGCTGctacggagtatctgtgagtggaccccttctaaaatttgcataattttatagtttatttgcataaatgaaatgcatgccttaagagtttatgaattgattttatgtGAATCATGtttattgaaatgttgtttaTTGTCTCGTTTTTGGTgtggaattaattgttggcctatattgagctatattttaatatattgtattttctacAAAataaccatgaactggtagactatctgatggatgacgataggatgctagaacatgttttaaaaacccctatttatagtatagacgatggatgactttatactatgaagtggttatttatgagaggcgtaactatttgtgcgtacctagtggacactatacTGCCTGGGGCGAGGATTTGGTGTTGGTTGATAAGTtgagagaaataatccctagctacagGCTGAGGTAcatggagcaggcattgggccgggagttggtaatctctggctatgggcgcagagaccacggtgTTGGTAtagggccgggagttatatttattcagtgatcttactagcaATACATCGCGCTACGAGACGATCTGTGAGATGtttgatattttgttttccaccatatgtcttttgagatatttttggca is from Malus sylvestris chromosome 5, drMalSylv7.2, whole genome shotgun sequence and encodes:
- the LOC126622590 gene encoding uncharacterized protein LOC126622590 — translated: MTQQKVDQDPRVITSMLLVCNTWARVLIDRGATQSFVSSSFARVIPSQPQPLVFDMLIQMISGELFCAQWQYRNCPVIVEGENLEIDLIPFKLAEFDVILGMDWLSKHQENVACWEKIMTFNRPGLPSVTFMGERRVLPNSIISAIRATRLLNKGCVGLLAHVVVNDEPSLHPEEVPVVRNFIDVFPDDLLGLPLARAIEFTIDLLPGTNSISLAPYRMAPAELKELKIQLQELVDKGYIQPSTSSWGAPILFIRKKDRSMSLCIDYRQLNQVMVFSKIDLRSGYHQLRICEDDVPKIAFRTRYGHYEFRVMPFGLTNAPATFMNLMNRVFRPYLVWFVIVFIDDILVYFRSVNKHKKHLRLMLEQLRDNQLYAKFSKCQFWLTQFMWDENCEQSFQELKRRLTQAPVLALLDYSGEFEVYTDASLSDFGCVLMQHGKVIAYASRQLITHERNYPTHDLELGAEMNLRQRMWMELISDYDCSIEYHPGHANAMTDALSQKHHEQLASLQAVHVPLLFSLRETGVNLEPDMVREAQELDPECAELKEQVLNGENEKFVIRKDGALLKRNRLFVPKDNEAVKKEILDEAHTSAYAMHPGSTKLYWTIYPFYYWEGMKQDVAKYVSRCLICQQVKTDKQRPGGLCRIFQYHFGLPRTPSSTAYHPQTDGQSEQTIQTLEDMLRMSVLQWKGRHGRNGCSQKEASSSKEGCNCSSSRDLSYSSGSHYCASHTANGLAQRQEWLVTLPHPKNASKRRQRKGEREILMISSQTTGATAHIISHPPSVINASARGLQNPPLDHATKVHLTFPAMIELVVTLLVEGPAAPGPANSPVIGPIVTTMRDATTLAEKCLPPNPKKKSIIVVEEELRPFC